Below is a genomic region from Pseudomonas frederiksbergensis.
ACCGCTCTATCAGACGGTCGTTCATGGTGACTGCGAGCTGAATGATGGCCTTATTTGTAACTGTTTGCTACAGGCTGTTGAGATGATTTTTCTAGCCGAGAGCACCCGCGAAGCCCATGTGTACAGGTCTGGCCGGGATTTTATGTTCGCTTCATGACCGACAATCGAGGTTCCTCAGTCCCAGCTAAGTTTGCCTGCGTAGTCTCTCCCTTGCGCCAATTGCAGCGCTGTCAAGGAGAAGCATCCACATGAAGCCGCTTACGAAAGCTGACTGGCTCAATAAAGTCCCCGAGGTGACCCTGTCGTTCTGGGTCATCAAGATCATGTCCACCACCGTGGGTGAAACCGGCGCGGACTTTCTCGCCGTCGATGCGGGTCTGGGGCAGAGTGTCACCAGTATCGGCATGGCGGTGCTATTGGCGATTGCACTGTTCGGCCAACTTCGTACCCGCGCCTACACCCCCTGGATTTATTGGCTGACGGTGGTGCTGGTGAGTGTCGTCGGAACGCAGATTACCGATGTGCTCACTGACAAGCTGGGCGTCAGTCTGTATGCCAGTACGGCGGTTTTTTCCGTACTGCTGGCGATCAATTTCATGGTCTGGTACGGGTTGGAGCGCAGCCTCTCGATCACTGAAATCGTCACGCCGCGCCGGGAATTGTTCTATTGGACGACGGTGCTCTGCACCTTTGCGCTGGGCACGGCGGCCGGCGACCTGGCCACCGAGGCGCTGGGTCTTGGTTTCACACTGGGCGCGGTGATTTTCGGCGCGTTGATCGCCGTGACGTTCGCCGCCTGGCGCCTGGGCGGCAATGCGGTCCTGACCTTCTGGATCGCCTACATCCTGACCCGTCCTTTTGGCGCCTCCCTGGGAGACTTGCTGACTCAAGCCAAGACCTATGGCGGCCTCGGCATGGGCGCCATGTGGACCAGCGCGATTTTCCTCAGCGTCATCCTGATGTTGGTGGCCGCCGCTCAGATGAGTGTCGGCAATCGCAAACTCGTCACTGAATAACCCGTTCAAAAGCCCATCAAGGAATCATCATGGTCTACGTTCAAACCGTCATTCGTAAAGCCGCCATCCTTTCAGCCATCGTCGTGTTTGGCCTGGCCGCAGGGTGTTCGAAACCTGCTGACGCCTCTAAAGCGAGTGCTGCTTCGGGCGTGGCCAGTGTTCAGCAGAACTCGGCCTCGAAACTGGGCGACCTGTCGGCGTTCCAGGGCATTGCGGCAAACGTCGCCGATCTCGTGAGTAAAAACGACCTGCCGGGCGCGAAAACGCGAATCAAGGACCTGGAGTTGTCCTGGGACTCAGCAGAGGCCGGCATCAAGCCGCGTGCTGCCAGCGACTGGCATGTTCTGGACAAATCCATCGACAGTGCACTTGAGGCCTTGCGCGCCAGCAGCCCGAAACAGGGTGACTGCAAGGCGGCAATGGATGATTTGCTGAAAACCTTCAATTCGCTGCAAGGAAAAAGCTGAGGTCTTTCACTGCCCATAAATCGCTTCGCACACGCTTGAACAGGTGATTCAATGCAGGCTCGACACGCATTGCGCAGGTGTATACCCGCGTGGGTGTCGAGCCTCACTTATCACCGGAGAGGGACATGCGGATATTACTGGTCGAAGACGACCCCATGATCGGGGAGGCGATCCAGGACGCACTGAAAGATGCCAGTTACGCCGCCGACTGGGTCAAAAATGGCCTGACCGCCCTGACTGCGCTGGAGACTCAACATTATGACCTGGTGCTGCTTGACCTCGGCCTGCCCGGCAAGGACGGCCTTGCGGTATTGAGCAGCATTCGGGCTCGCAACAACGGCGTTCCACTGCTGATCATCACGGCTCGCGACAGCCTCGACGATCGCTTGCGCGGCCTCGATGGCGGCGCTGACGATTACCTGCTAAAACCCTTTGAAATGGCGGAACTGCTGGCCCGCATGCGTGCCGTTCTGCGCCGTAAAGGCGGCAGTGCGCTGCCGGTGTTCAGCAACGGCGTGGTGTCGCTGGACCCGATTTCGAAACAAGCCAGCACCGAAGAAAACCCGGAGATCCAGCTCTCCAGCCGCGAGTTTTCGTTGCTGCAGGCGCTGTTGATCAGGCCGGGGGCGATTCTTTCGCGCAGCGAGCTTGAAGACCGTATCTATGGCTGGGGCAATGAAGTGGAAAGCAATGCGGTGGAGTTTCTGATCCATGCACTGCGTCGCAAGC
It encodes:
- a CDS encoding COG4705 family protein; its protein translation is MKPLTKADWLNKVPEVTLSFWVIKIMSTTVGETGADFLAVDAGLGQSVTSIGMAVLLAIALFGQLRTRAYTPWIYWLTVVLVSVVGTQITDVLTDKLGVSLYASTAVFSVLLAINFMVWYGLERSLSITEIVTPRRELFYWTTVLCTFALGTAAGDLATEALGLGFTLGAVIFGALIAVTFAAWRLGGNAVLTFWIAYILTRPFGASLGDLLTQAKTYGGLGMGAMWTSAIFLSVILMLVAAAQMSVGNRKLVTE
- a CDS encoding response regulator transcription factor; this encodes MRILLVEDDPMIGEAIQDALKDASYAADWVKNGLTALTALETQHYDLVLLDLGLPGKDGLAVLSSIRARNNGVPLLIITARDSLDDRLRGLDGGADDYLLKPFEMAELLARMRAVLRRKGGSALPVFSNGVVSLDPISKQASTEENPEIQLSSREFSLLQALLIRPGAILSRSELEDRIYGWGNEVESNAVEFLIHALRRKLGSHVIKNVRGMGWMVSKGD